In the genome of Montipora foliosa isolate CH-2021 chromosome 3, ASM3666993v2, whole genome shotgun sequence, one region contains:
- the LOC137996125 gene encoding NLR family CARD domain-containing protein 3-like, whose product MKNHLPSSGKDLLIVYKEELMTLGRMAHESLCKEELHFEDAEGNFKQTLFIKFGFLSIQAGGSKRNPCFRYSFFHKSFQEFFSGLFLAFSILDGAIDEMSILTEERYFRQLNQVFFFMSGIIALQSEETAVSIVTSVASLASVTGRKSPADRNSYLKLGLDVIEECKTCPENLYAKLANTFGKSFDLTVITIDRALGTRIAAFSQALTVNTSLTTLNFFDNFIRAEGAISLFQALAVNTSLTTLNLFRNSIGAEGATLLSQALAKNTSLTTLSLYDNSIDEEGANSLSEALAANTSLTTLDLSHNSIGDAGATSLSQGLSVNTSLTTLKLRGNLIGSEGATSLSQALAGNTFLTTLDLSLNSIGAEGATSLSQALAALAVNTSLTTLELRGNLIGSEGATSLSQALAGNTLLTTLDLSLNSIGAEGATSLSQALAALSENTFLTSLHLCYNSIGDEGATSLSQALAVNTSLTSLHLPGNSIGAEGASSLFQAFAVNTSLTTLEFSENSIGDVGATSLSEALSVNTSITTLDFFRNSIGDAGATSLSQGLSVNTSLTTLDLRGNLIGTEGATSLSQALAVNTSLTTLHLHWNTIGAPPLTLDSRIKFQGF is encoded by the exons GCATTTTGAAGACGCCGAAGGCAATTTCAAGCAAACTCTATTCATTAAATTTGGCTTTCTCTCCATCCAGGCTGGCGGTAGCAAGAGGAATCCTTGTTTCCGTtacagtttttttcataagagTTTTCAAGAGTTCTTTTCCGGGTTATTTCTTGCGTTTTCCATCCTTGATGGAGCAATTGACGAGATGTCAATTCTGACCGAAGAAAGATATTTTCGTCAACtaaatcaagttttctttttcatgagTGGAATCATAGCATTGCAATCCGAGGAAACGGCAGTGTCGATTGTAACTAGTGTTGCCTCACTTGCAAGTGTGACAGGCCGCAAATCTCCGGCCGACCGGAACTCGTACCTAAAGCTGGGTTTGGACGTCATAGAGGAATGTAAAACTTGCCCAGAAAACCTGTATGCTAAATTAGCTAATACCTTTGGTAAGAGTTTTGATTTGACGGTAATTACAATTGACAGGGCATTGGGTACACGGATTGCTGCCTTTTCCCAGGCCCTTACGGTGAACActtcccttactactttgaatttCTTTGACAATTTCATTCGTGCTGAGGGTGCTATTTCACTTttccaggccctcgcagtaaacacctcgcTTACTACTCTGAATTTGTTTcgcaactccattggtgctgagggtgctactttactttcccaggccctcgcaaaaaacacctcccttactactttgtcTTTGTATGACAACTCCATTGATGAAGAGGGTGCTAATTCACTTTCCGAGGCCCTCGCAgcaaacacctcccttactactttggatttgtctcacaactccattggtgatgcgggtgctacttcactttcccagggcctctcagtaaacacctcccttactactttgaaatTGCGTGGGAACTTAATTGGttctgagggtgctacttcactttcccaggccctcgcaggaAACACCTtccttactactttggatttgtctctcaactccattggtgctgagggtgctacttcactttcccaggcccttgca gccctcgcagtaaacacctcccttactactttggaaTTGCGTGGGAACTTAATTGGttctgagggtgctacttcactttcccaggccctcgcaggaAACACCTTacttactactttggatttgtctctcaactccattggtgctgagggtgctacttcactttcccaggccctcgca gccctctcAGAAAACACCTTCCTTACTTCTTTGCATTTGTGTtacaactccattggtgatgagggtgctacttcactttcccaggccctcgcagtaaacacctcccttacttcTTTGCATTTGCCTGGCAAttccattggtgctgagggtgcttCTTCACTTTTCCAGGCCTTCGCAGTAAACActtcccttactactttggaaTTTTCTGAAAACTCCATTGGTGATgtgggtgctacttcactttccgaGGCCCTCTCAGTAAACACCTCCAttactactttggatttttttcggaactccattggtgatgcgggggctacttcactttcccagggcctctcagtaaacacctcccttactactttggatttgcgTGGGAACTTAATTGGtactgagggtgctacttcactttcccaggccctcgcagtaaacacctcccttactactttgcaTTTGCATTGGAACACCATTGGTGCCCCTCCCCTTACTTTAGACTCTCGCATTAAATTTCAAGGGTTTTAG